A window of Tepidisphaeraceae bacterium genomic DNA:
TCCTTGTCGGTCTTGCCGATGCGCCTGAACCAGGGCACCGTGCCGTACCGGCCCATCAATACCACGTCGAGCACGGTCACCGGGAACGTCCAGTCGACGCTCTCCCGCTGCGGCACGTACGCGACGCGATGGCGCATCGCGCCGATCGGCTGGCCCATCACCTGCACCCACCCGCTGCTCGTCGGCAGCAGCCCCATGATCGCCTTGATCAACGTGCTCTTGCCCGCCCCGTTGGGCCCGATGATGCCCACCAGGTTTCCCTGCGGCACCGCCAGGTCGACGTTCCACAGCACGGGCCGGCGGTGATAGCTGACCGTGAGGTCGTGTACCTCAAGGGCAGGGGTGTCAGAATTTGCGATTTGCGATTTGCGATTTGCGATTGCCGGGGCCGCAGTGTGCAAAGTGTCAGCCATGTTGGAATCTCTCTGTTCAATCGCAAATCGCAAAATGCAAATCGGCAATCACCGCGTCAGCGCCTTCACGATCGTCTCAACGTTGTACCGCATCATGCCTTCGTACGTATCCACCGCATGTCCCGCGTGTTGCCCCGGGCTGCCCAAGGCGTCGCTATACAGCTCTCCACCAATCGTGACGTTCCAACCTTTCGCACGGCAGTCGTCGCGCACGCGTTCGATCGTCTTCGGGCTGACGCTGCTCTCGACGAAGATCGACGGCACCTTCTTCTTCATGATGAAGTCGACGGCGTTGTTGATGTTCGCCAGGCCCGCCTCGGTTTCGGTGCTGATGCCCTGCAGGCCGAAGACCTGCACATCGTAGGCGCGGCCGAAGTAGTTGTAGGCATCGTGGCTCGTCACCAGTACCCGCTGCTCTTTTGGCAACGGTGCGAACGTGGCGAGGTTGTCGGCGTGCAGCTTGCGCAGCGATTCGACCACCGCATCGCCCCGCGCCGCGAAGTCGGCGGCCTTGTCGGGATAGTTGCTCGCCAACGACGCGGCGACGGTGCGGGCGGCGTGCTCCCACAGTTGCGGGTCGAACCAGACGTGCGGGTCGTGCGAGCCGGCGTCGCCGATCAACCGCTCGTGCGGCATGTCCTTCGTCACCGCGACCGCCCGCTCACCACCACGCTCGAGCATCTCGACCATCGTGCCTTCGAGGTGCAGGCCGTTGTAGAAGACGAGGTCCGCCCGCTTCAGGTCGGCCACGTCGACCGGCGAAGGCTTGAACGTGTGCGGATCAAGGCCAGGGCCGATCATCACCTTCAGTTGCACGGCGTCGCCCCCAATCGCGCGCACGAGGTCGCCGATCATCGTGGTCGTCGCAACCACCTTGGGGGCCTCGGTTCGGTCAGACGTCGACGCGGCCCCGCAGCCCACCAGCAAAGCCAGAAACACCAGAGACCACATTTTCATAATTCAACCTCTTAATTTTGACTAATCAAAATAGCGTGCTCATACTAGGCGAACTACAATGGCAGGTCAACTGTGGCGAAATCGCGGGGTGGGTTAAGTCAACGGTGAAGCCCCGCGAGAAAACAGGCGAAAATTGGAAAAATGGCCAGTGTTACCGTCGAAAATTACCTGAAACACCTCTACGTGCAGCAGCAGCACGCAGTTGCAGGTGCGCTCGTGCCGATGGGTAAGCTGGCGGCCGCGATGGGCGTGGTGCCGGGGACCGCCACCACGATGGTGAAGGCGCTGGCCGATTCCGGGCTGGTGCAGTACGAGCCGCGCGAGGGTGTGCGGCTGACCCATCCAGGCGAGCAGTTGGCGCTGCACGTCCTAAGGCGGCACCGGCTGGTCGAACTCTTCCTCGTAAAGGTGCTCGGGCTCGATTGGAGCCACGTCCACGCCGAGGCGGAAGAGCTGGAACACGCGATCAGCGACCGGGTGCTGGAACGCATCGACGCCCTGCTCGGCCACCCGCAGACCGACCCGCACGGCGACCCGATCCCCACCGCCAGTGGTGAGGTCGCCTCCCCCACCCTCGCCAGCCTCGCCGACGCCGCGGTGGGCAAACCGCTGCGCATCGCGCGGGTCATTGATCAGGATCCCGCGTTTCTGCAGTTCGTCCACCGTTGCGGCCTAACGCCCGGCGTCGCGGTGGTGGTTGAGCGGAAGGAGGCCGTGTCGGATTCGATCGTGGTCAAGCCCAAAGGCACGGCCGCCGTCACGCTCGGCACCGGCGCGGCGGCGAAGATCCTGGTGAAGGTATAGGCGCGCTGAGGGACGGTTGATTCACCAAACTCCTCGAGTCGCGCCAGCTGTCATCCCGATGGGAGGCTTGCCGACCTGAGGGATCTCCCAAGGCCGAGAACCGTCCGTAGCTCGAGATCCCTCAGGTCGCCAGGGCTCCCATCGGGATGACAACTGCGCGCGAGGCGACAGGGTTTTGTGCGCTAACCTTTAGGCTCCGCTTGGGATGCCAGTCCTGGAAGTCGTGGTGGACCTGACAGTCGGAAACTGCTTCACATTCCCCCACTTCGCCCGCTCCCCTCTGTCAACCTTCGCATTATCATCCCCGCTCCACCTCAACCACAGGAGCAGGATCATGTCCATCAACTATCGTCAACTCGGTCGCAGCGGTCTGAAGGTTAGCCCGCTTTGCCTTGGCACCATGAACTTCGGCCCGCAGACCAGCGAGCCCGACAGCTTCGCGATTATGGATAAGTCGCTCGAGATCGGCATCAACTTCTTCGACACCGCCGACGTGTACGGCTGGAAGAAAGGGGAAGGCGTCACCGAGAGCATCCTCGGCCGATGGTTTGCCCAAGGTGAGGGCCGGCGCGATCGCGTGGTGCTGGCGACGAAGGTGTTCGGCGACATGGACCTGCCCGGCACGCCCGACCCCAACTTCGCGCGCGGCCTGAGTGCCCGCAAGATCATCATGGCGTGCGAGCGCAGCCTGAAGCGCATGCAGACGGACTGGATCGACCTCTACCAGATGCACCACGTCGATCGGCAGACCCCATTCGAGGAAATCTGGCAGGCCTTCGAGGTGCTGGTGAAGCAGGGCAAGGTCGTCTACGTCGGCAGCAGCAACTTCGCCGGCTGGGACATCGCCACTGCCCAGTGGAGCGCGAAGGAGAAGAACTTCATCGGGCTGGTCGCTGAGCAAAGCGTCTACAACCTGGACAACCGCACGGTGGAACTGGAAGTCGTCCCCGCCTGCCGACACTACGGTTTGGGCATCATCCCGTGGAGCCCGCTGGCGGGTGGCTTGCTGGGCGGCGCGCTGAAGAAGCAGCAGAGCGGTCGCCGTAGTGGTGAAGGGTTTGAGAAGCGCGTCGAATCGAAGCGGACGCAGCTGGAAGCGTTCGAAGGGCTGTGTCAGGAAATCGGTGAATCACCAGCCGACGTCGCTTTGGCGTGGTTGCTCAGCAATCCTGTCGTGACCGCTCCGATCATCGGACCTCGAACCATGGAACAATTGACGGGTTCGCTACGGGCGACCGAGATCAAATTGTCGCCAGAGACGATGGCATCGTTGGATAAGATCTTCCCAGGTCCAGGTGGAGAAGCGCCGAAGCCGTACGCGTGGTAAGTCTTGTTGAGGGGACTCGATGTAGACCCTAAGGGGCTTGCCACTTCAGTGGCACGCTCCCCTGTCCTTCTCACAAACGCAAACGACGCCCCTGGAACTTTAGTTCCACGGGCGTCGCTTATTCTCGGTCTCTAGCGTGGGCGCCAGAGCGTGCCACTGAAGTGGCAAGCCCCTTGTAAGACTCCATGCGAGCGACTAGTTCATCTTCGCGGGCTCGAAGCCGGTGCAACCGCTGACGGGCGTCACCATCAGGTGAAGCGACACGTGCTGCGGATGACCGCACTCCTCAACCATGTCCGGCGGAGCCTGGTGCTTCGTGCGGATCTGCACGAGATTGGGCTCGTTGTTATGACCTTCGCCAAAGTGAGTGCAAAGACCGCATTGACCATCGTGAATTGCGAGCATGATAATCTCCTTTTGTTGAACCACTCTCGTATCCCCACTATCGCAACTCATGGGCCACCACTGCAAGAAAAAAGCCGGATGAGAATCAGATTCAACTACTTGATTTACATGGGTTTACGAGATTGTGTCTCAGCGGGCATGCAATTGTGACTCGGTCTCTATAAAGGCAATATATTAAGGGCGATGGACGGGCAGTTCTGAACGCGTTTGGAGTGGCCGAAAGGTGTTCGCAGTGGGAACGGGCCCCCTCCCAACCTCCCCCGGAGTACCGGGAGAGGGGCAGGAGCGTGCTCGCGACTCTAAACGCATCCTTAGGATGAAGAACGGCAGGACTCGTCAATTCAACGACGGATCGTCCGGCAGGTCTTCCGGTGTGGCCTTCAGTTCGGCCGTCAGGATCGTCACCCACTTCTGCCACTGGCGCGGCCCCGGGTCGAACACCTGCTTCGGCGTCACGGGCGCTTGCAGCCAAGAGCCGATCTCAATCTCCCCTTCGAGCTGTTCCGAGCTCCAGCCCGCATAGCCGGCGAAGAAGCGTCTGGCGGACCGGTCCTCGTCGCGCAGCAGGGCCTCCACATCGTCCCGGTCTGCGGTGAAGTGGACGCCGGGGGCGATCTCGATCTGCGAGCGGTTCGGGTCGTCGTGGACGACCACTAACGGTCCCTCGCACGGCCCACCGCCGTGCAGCGTGCCGGTGACCTCGATCGACTCGTCGTCCATCGCCTGCCGCACGACCTGCTGCAGCGAAACCTCCAGTGGCCGGTTGACGATCAGCCCTAAGGCGCCGTTCTCGTCGTGCGACACCATCAGGATCACCGCCCGCGCGAAGTTCGGGTCCAGCAACTGGGGTGAGGCGATCAGCAGCTTGCCTGTAAGCGACGACATGACCGGGTTCCCAAAAGCAATCCCTACGCCGCCTGTGGCAACACGTACCACAGGATCATCAGAAAATGGCAGACGCTGCCGGCGATCACGAACAGATGCCAGATCGCGTGGTTGAACGGTAACCTCTCCCACAGGAAGAAGATCACCCCACCACTGTAGGCCAAGCCCCCCGCCAGCAACCACGCCCAACCACCGGCCGGCATGACCGCGAGCATCGGCTTCACCGCCACCACGAGCATCCAGCCCATCGCCAGGTACATCATGGTCGACAGCAGGCGGAACCGTTCGACGAAGAACAGCTTCAGCACCACACCGATGGCCGCAGTGATCCAGATGATCGCAAAGAGCGTCCAGCCCCAGCTGCCATACAACGTGATCAACAGCACCGGCGTGTACGTGCCCGCGATGAGCAGGTAAATCGACGCGTGGTCCAAGATGAGCGCCCGATACTTCCACCGCCCGATCGGCAGCGCATGGTAGAGCGTGCTGGCCAGATACGTCAGCACGAGACACCCGCCGAACACGCTCAGCGTCACCACGCGCACGGTGTCCCCGGTGGCTTTGGCGAGCATCACCAGCACCACCAGCCCCGCGATGGCCAGCAGCGTGCCGATGCCATGCGTGATGGTGTTGACGATCTCCTCAAGTCTGGTTTCCAGATGCTTGGTCAATCCGTCCTTTGGCAAGGGCACCTTCGAGGCATTGCGCGGCCCCTCAACCTTAGCAGTCGTTCCGGAGTGAGTCACGCCGTGGCCACCACGGCTTCCCTTAGCTCGCGAAAGACCACCGCGAGGCTCGCCGGCGTGTAGTGTGCGTTCAGCCCGCTGGGGTTCGGCAACACCCAGATCAGAGCATCGCCGATGCGCTCCTCCTGTCGGCCCAGCGTCGCCTTCGGACGATCGAACGCAGACCGATAGGCCCCGATGCCCAGGAACGCCACGACGCGCGGCTTGTACTTCTTCACCTTCCGCGCCAGCGCCTTCCCGCCGGCGATCAGCTCATCCTTCGACAGTTCATCCGCGGTCGCGGTGGTGCGCATGACGACGTTGGTAATGCCGTACCCCATCTTCAGCAACTCCGCCTTCTCCGCGGGCAACAGCAACCGTTCGGTAAACCCACCGGCGTACAGCGCTGGCCAGAACCGGTTGCCCGGTTTTGCAAAGTGATGCCCCGTTGCGCCGGAGTACAGGCCGGGGTTGATCCCGCAGAACAGGATTTTCAGGTTCGGCGCGATCAGGTCCGCGATGGACTTGCCGTTGGCGGCAACAAGGTCGGCGCGGGTGGGCCTGTAAGGGGTTGATTTCATTCTGCTAGCCTGTTCCTCATCGATTCTGCGCGTTGCTCCGATTGCCGATTCCTTTTCACAATTGCTTCCGCCCGCTCGAAGACGCAACAGTTTCCCGGTACGCTGGTAGACCTTGTAAGCAATCGAGTCTCACTTCACCCCAAGGAAATCGGCAGATGACCAATCCAGTGTATGCCCGGCAGGACGTCGAAGCGAAGCAGGTCGTCGAGGACTGGGGCAGCCTGCGCTGGCTGGCCAACGGGTCGGTCGGCAACGTGCAGGGGCTGACGCTCGGACGGGTCGTCATCAAGAAGGGCAAGTCCAACCCACGGCACGCGCACCCTGGCGCCGAAGAGGTCCTGTACCTGCTCAGCGGACAGCTCCGCCACACGATTGGCGATCAGTCCGTCATGCTGAACCCCGGCGACACCGTCGCGATTCCCGATGGCGTCTTTCACAACGCGTACAGCATTGGTGACGAGGACGCCGACATGATCGTCGCCTACTCCACCGGTCGGCGGTCGTTCGTGCTGGAAGACAAGGCGAGCGCCGTCCACGAGAGCGGTGGTGGCTTCACCATCCACGACCTCACGATCAGTCCCTGCTGCAACCAGAACATGGAGCTGGAACCCGTGCTGGCCGAGTACGCGAAGATCGGCTTCAAAAACTTTGAGGTCTTCACCACCTGGGCCAAGAGCGCGGTCGACATCAACCGCGACCCGGCCGAATACCTGCAGCTGGCAGCAAAGTACGGCATGCGGTTCACGTCGTTCCACCTGCCGGCGATCGCCGACGACTTTGATGCATCGCTCGAGCGCGCGATCAGCGCGATGAAGTTCGCCAAGGCCCTTGGCTGCGAGGTCGCGATCTACAAGGGTAACAGCCGCGACCTGATGATCCGCGGCGCCAAGCCATTCCTGGACGCCACCGAAAGCCTCGGCGTGACGCCCGTGCTGCAGAACCACGTCGGCACGCCGATCACCACGCTCGACGACTACGCCGCCGTCATCAAGGGCATCAACGATTCGCGCATGAAGTCGCTGCTGGAGGTGGGCATGTTCCACGCGGTGGGCACTTCGTGGAAGCAGGGGTACGACCTGCTGGGTGACAGCATCGCGCTCGTACACATCAAGGACATGGTCGGCGCGCAGCCTGTGCCGTTCGGCACCGGTGAGGTCGATTTGCCCGGCCTGCTTAAGCACCTGCGTGCCGTGCACTACGGCGGGCGCATCGTGATCGAGATGGACAAGCGGCCCGACCCGGAAAACACGCTGCGTTACCTGACCGATTCCATCAACTACTTCCGAGACACCTGTGGAGTGAGCATCCCATGAGCGATCCCCGACTTTGCATCGTTGGCGCCGGCAACCTGTCGACCAACCGCATCTACCCCTACATCGGCACCGCCGGCGCGCAGCTCGTGGGCGTGTGTGACTTCGATGCCGAAAAGGCGCAGCGCAACGCCCGTCGCTGGGGTGGCGAGGTCTTCAGCGACATGGCGAAGATGCTGACGGCCACTAAGCCCGATGGCGTGATCATCTGCGTCGGCCCCGAGGCGCACGCGGCGCTGTCGCGCGTCGCGATGAACATGGGCGTGCCCGTCTACACCGAAAAGCCCCCCGCCCCCACCGCGGCCGAAGCGCTGGAGCTGGCGCGCCTGTCGAAGCAGACCGGCGTGCTCTGCACCAACGCATTCAAGAAACGCTACAACGTCGCCTACAATCGCGCCAAACAGTGGATGGCCGGCTTCCCCCCAACCGATCTGTCGTCGATCTCGATCGACAACTGCTCGGCCAAGTTCAAGAACGACGGCTCGCTGCGCGGGAGCTTCCTGTTCGACTTCGGCGTTCACTCGATGGACCTCATCACCTACCTGGGTGGCGACATCGAGCAGGTCTTCGCGTTCAGCAAGGGCCTTGACGCTTACGCGATCGCGATCCGCTTCGCCAGCGGCGCCGTGGGCACGCTGACGATCAACGACTTCCGCACCTATAACCTGCCCACCGAGGAGGTCGAGATCACGCTGACCGATGGCAACTTCATGACGATCCACAACTCGTCGGTCTACCGCATCTCCGAAAAGGGCAAGGGCGCCGAGTGGCGCGAGCCCCCCACCTTCATCAGCGCCGGCGACAGCGGCAACGACACCGGCCATTTGGCCGAGATCGTCGACTTCGTGAAGGCGATCGGCGAGAAGCGCACGACGCGCTCGAACATCTACGAGAGCTACAAGAGCCTGATGCTGTACGAGGCCATCGTGCGCGCCGTTGAGACGGGGCAGGCGCAACGGATGGTTTACGAGACGATCTAAGGCGATCGGGTGACGGCTACTGTGGGGCAGGATGAAATCAGAAACCCTAAGTCCCAATGTCAGACAAACGACCAGTCACCAAATCCCAATCGGAATGGTGCGCCCCACACGAATCGTCATCCTGAGGTACCCCGAAGGATCTCCCCCCGTATTCGCTTCGGGAAGGAAGAGATCCTTCGGAGTACCTCAGGATGACGAAATTCATTAGGCCCATCGGTCCCGCTCTTTCTTACTGCCCACTCGCCCCAATCCCGGTAGCCGCGACCGATCGGTGGTGCTACCGTTAGAACATGCAGGCGGACGAACCCACCGACGCGCCGGCCACGACCGAGACGATCCCGTGCCCCGGCTGTGACGAGGAGATCGAGATCGACCGGTCGGCCGGCGATAGCTTCCGCTGCCCCTATTGCAACGTCTCCTTCTCGCTCGGTAGTGGAGACGACGATGGCACCACCGACGACGGTGAGGCCGAGCGGACCGAGCTGGAGCGACGGACCGATGAGGAGTTGGACGGCCTCCGCATTCGCCAGTTCGCCGCCGAACGACGGGCGGCGTACCGCCAGCGGTCGTACGTGATCGTCGCGCTCGGTGGTTCCGCCGTGGCGGCCGGCCAATTGGTGTGGATGACCTATCAGCACGTGCGTCGCGCGGGATGGGAATGGAAGCCGATCGGCTACGTGCTGTTCGCGATCGCATGCGCAGTGGCGGCCGTCATGCTATCCAAGCAGGTGCGCGCCATGACGCGAGCCCTCACCGCAAGCGCCGGTGCCACATCCACATCGAACAGCGATCGCGAGCCCGACTTCTCGACGCTGGGTGATGGCAGCGATCGCTGGCAGAAGTTGAACGAGGTGCGGTAAGCCGAGCGCCGAGCGGAATGCATTCAAACAAAAACGCCCAGCCACATCAGTGGCTAGGCGTTCGTCTTGGAAGCCTGTCAGTTCAACCCTGCGGCCGTTCCTTACGGTTCGGGCGGGCTGAACTGGAGTTCCGTGAGATACTCGTACATCGCCGTCGCGGTGTTGTGGGCGGGATCGTCACCCTCGTGCAGCAGGGTGAAGTTCTCCTCTGCCGCCGCCTGGGCGAGGTCGCGCAGGGCACCGCGATAGGCGCTCTTGTCCAACGCCTGATGATACTTCTCAGCGAAGTAATCGTAGGCGTCAGGGTGTTTTTCGAACCAGTCCCACAGCTTCGGCGAGGGCCCGAGGTGCGGCAGGACGTGATCGACGGCGCACCACTCGCGCAGGTCTTTCGTCATCCCGTGCGGCTCAACCCAGATGCGCTGGCCGTCGTCGTCTTCGATCGGTTCAAGGAAATGCTTGATCTTGATCATCGTCGCCTCTCTCTGCTCCTTCGCAGGCCATCGCACATCCGGTGCGATAATCTTACAATACAACGACGTAAACTTTGTGAAGTTCGGTGGCAAAGTCCACTTTCATACCAATCGTTCATCGGCTCGCAACAACCCCCATCCGCAAGAATTGCGCGAAAATACGCGCACATCAGAACGCCAATAAAAACTGACGTGGAAACAGAAGAGTCCGGTAAAAATGAACTAAAAACACATTGTTATCAGGCGTGACTGTGGCGCCTCCTGCTATCACCACCACGGGCGTTTTCGCTGAAGCGGCAAGGTTCGCGCGTCGCTTGAGAGAGCGGTTGGGCCGCGCCCATCTCACGCTTTAGGGATGCGATTGAAGAGCACCACGAGCACCAGCGCGATTGCCGACAACAGCAGTACCGGCCCCACCGCGGCGTGGGGTTCGCCTTGCTCCCACAGGTTGTAAACGAGCACCGGCAGCGTCATCGGTCGGCCGGGCAGGTTGCCCATCACCATCACCGTCGCGCCGAACTCCCCGAGAGCCCGCGCAAATCCAAGGACGAGCCCGCTTGCCAGCCCGCGCCATGCAATCGGCACCGCCACCTGCCAGAAGGTCTGCCAGCGAGAGGCGCCGTTGACGCGCGCGATGTCGAACATCTCCCGCTCGATCGAACCGAACGCGGCCTTGGCCGGCAGGTAGAGCAACGGCGCCGCAACGACGGCGGCGGCAACCATGCCCCCTTCCGCGCGGAACAGCAGTGAATAGCCGTCCGTCGCGTCGGCCAGCCACTGGCCGATCCACCCACGCCGGCCGAACAGTACGATGAGCAGGTAACCCACGACAGTTGGTGGAAGCACGAGGGGCATGAGGATCAGCGCATCCACCACGCTGCGCCCGGTGAACCGCCGACGGCTGGCGGCGTACGCCAACGGCACCGCCAGCAGCGCCGCCAGCAACGTTGCCGGGATGGCGATCGACAGTGAGTACAGCAGCGTGCCCCAGAGGGTATTCATCGCGCGGGCACCGTTGTGGGAGCCGGCGACGTGGTGCTCGCCGTGGTCGGCGAGGCGGGCGCAGGGGGCACCTCGAAGCCCTTATCGCGCAGCGCACGCCGACCGGGCTCGGCCGTCAGGTAAGCCAGGAACCGCTCGGCCGCTGCACGCCGAGGTGTGGCGGTGACGATGGCTGCGGGGTATACGATCGGCTCGTGCAGCGACGGGTCAACCGCCGCGATCGAACGCACCCGCTCACGCGCATCGTTGGCGTCCATTGCGTAGACCAGACCCGCGTCCACTTCACCGCGCGCGACGTAGTCGAGCACTTGCCGCACGTTGTTGCCGTAGACCAACTTGTCCCGCACGGCGGCAGTCAAGCCACTCGCCGCCAACGCCTGGGCCGCGTAGTCACCTGCGGGCACGGTCTTCGGTTGTCCCGCTGCCAGCCGACGAACGCGATCGGTCGCCAGATCAGCCAATGACGTAATCGCCGGCCCACCGTCGACCGGCACGATCAGCACGAGTTGGTTGCGCGCCACCACGACGCGCGTCGCCGGATCGCCCAAGCCGTCGCGCAGCATCTCGTCCACCTGCCGGTCGGCCGCGGAGATGAAGACGTCGACCGGCGCGCCCGCCTTGATCTGCGCCAGTAGCGCCCCCGACGCCGCGAAGTTGAACGACACGGGGTCGCCCGTCGCGCGCTCGTAGTCGCCGCGCATTGCCTCCAGCGCCGGCTTCAAGCTGATGGCCGCCGACACGGTCAGGCGATCCTGCGCCAGCGCCGATGCCGCCGTCGCCAGCGTTGTGAGGAGCAGCACTAGGCGTGGAACGAATCGCGTGAGCATAGCGGACGACAGGGTACCAGAAACCGGTCGACGCCATCGCGGCGCGACGGGAGATCGACAAGGAGCACAGATGGACGAACGTCGATCATGCGACGCAAACGTTGCCGCTGAAGTGACAATGCCGGAGGCGACTGCGCTGTGTTCTGCGCGATCGATCGAGTCAATGTGACGGGGTGATACGGGCCAATGAAAATTGCCGGAATTCACTTTGACGGACGAAAAGCCAAAGGTATAAATAAAATCGCTTAGGTGGCGGGTTAGTCGCTCGGCCTCGGGAAAGTGTCTCTTGTTAACCCTTTCTTCTTGTCCCCTCCCTCCCGCGTCGGTTGGCATGTCAACCTCTTTCGATCGTGCCCGGAAAGAACCAATAGTCACTCGGGCTCTCAGTCTACCCATGCTTTAGGAGATCCCTATGGGTAAGAAGTTGTATGTCGGTAATTTGGCCTATGGCGTTGACAGCTCAGAGCTTGAGCAGATCTTCGGCGCGCACGGGACCGTGACCTCGGCCCAGATCATCAACGACCGTGACACCGGTCGCAGCAAGGGCTTCGGGTTCGTCGAGATGAGCAACGACGATGAAGCCCAGGCCGCGATTGCCGCCCTCAACGGGCAGCAGCACAACGGTCGCGCCCTGACCGTCAACGAAGCCCGTCCCCGTGAAGAGCGTGGTGGTGGCTTCGGTGGTGGCGGCGGCGGTGGCCGTGGCGGCTTCGGTGGTGGTGGCGGCGGTGGTGGCCGCGGCGGATTTGGTGGTGGAGGCGGCGGTGGTGGTGGCCGTGGTGGCTTCGGTGGCGGTGGTGGTGGACGTAGCGGTGGCGGTGGCCGAGATCGCTACTAAGCCGATCGATCATCCGACCTGCTAGTTCTATAGCATTGACCGCAAGGCCCTCGTGCAGACGAGGGCCTTGCTCGCTTTCCGGCTTGTGAGGGCTTTCACGAGCGCCGCGCCCTACTGCTTCAACTGCAGGAACGGCTGCATCGCCTCGAACCACTTCCGGGCCATCTTCTCCTGCCCGCTCGGGTTTGGGTGTGCCCAGTCAAACGTATCGGTCTGCGCGTGGTTCGGGTCCTCGTTCCACCCCTGGTAATGATGCACCGTCCGCACCGGCGACGCCTCCGTGTTCCGATCCTTCGCCATCGCTTCCACCAACGGCCGGATCTGTGCCGCGGCGCCGCCATTGAAGTTGAGATG
This region includes:
- a CDS encoding zinc ABC transporter substrate-binding protein yields the protein MKMWSLVFLALLVGCGAASTSDRTEAPKVVATTTMIGDLVRAIGGDAVQLKVMIGPGLDPHTFKPSPVDVADLKRADLVFYNGLHLEGTMVEMLERGGERAVAVTKDMPHERLIGDAGSHDPHVWFDPQLWEHAARTVAASLASNYPDKAADFAARGDAVVESLRKLHADNLATFAPLPKEQRVLVTSHDAYNYFGRAYDVQVFGLQGISTETEAGLANINNAVDFIMKKKVPSIFVESSVSPKTIERVRDDCRAKGWNVTIGGELYSDALGSPGQHAGHAVDTYEGMMRYNVETIVKALTR
- a CDS encoding metal-dependent transcriptional regulator, yielding MASVTVENYLKHLYVQQQHAVAGALVPMGKLAAAMGVVPGTATTMVKALADSGLVQYEPREGVRLTHPGEQLALHVLRRHRLVELFLVKVLGLDWSHVHAEAEELEHAISDRVLERIDALLGHPQTDPHGDPIPTASGEVASPTLASLADAAVGKPLRIARVIDQDPAFLQFVHRCGLTPGVAVVVERKEAVSDSIVVKPKGTAAVTLGTGAAAKILVKV
- a CDS encoding aldo/keto reductase: MSINYRQLGRSGLKVSPLCLGTMNFGPQTSEPDSFAIMDKSLEIGINFFDTADVYGWKKGEGVTESILGRWFAQGEGRRDRVVLATKVFGDMDLPGTPDPNFARGLSARKIIMACERSLKRMQTDWIDLYQMHHVDRQTPFEEIWQAFEVLVKQGKVVYVGSSNFAGWDIATAQWSAKEKNFIGLVAEQSVYNLDNRTVELEVVPACRHYGLGIIPWSPLAGGLLGGALKKQQSGRRSGEGFEKRVESKRTQLEAFEGLCQEIGESPADVALAWLLSNPVVTAPIIGPRTMEQLTGSLRATEIKLSPETMASLDKIFPGPGGEAPKPYAW
- a CDS encoding YqgE/AlgH family protein, whose product is MSSLTGKLLIASPQLLDPNFARAVILMVSHDENGALGLIVNRPLEVSLQQVVRQAMDDESIEVTGTLHGGGPCEGPLVVVHDDPNRSQIEIAPGVHFTADRDDVEALLRDEDRSARRFFAGYAGWSSEQLEGEIEIGSWLQAPVTPKQVFDPGPRQWQKWVTILTAELKATPEDLPDDPSLN
- a CDS encoding hemolysin III family protein; the protein is MPKDGLTKHLETRLEEIVNTITHGIGTLLAIAGLVVLVMLAKATGDTVRVVTLSVFGGCLVLTYLASTLYHALPIGRWKYRALILDHASIYLLIAGTYTPVLLITLYGSWGWTLFAIIWITAAIGVVLKLFFVERFRLLSTMMYLAMGWMLVVAVKPMLAVMPAGGWAWLLAGGLAYSGGVIFFLWERLPFNHAIWHLFVIAGSVCHFLMILWYVLPQAA
- the mug gene encoding G/U mismatch-specific DNA glycosylase, which gives rise to MKSTPYRPTRADLVAANGKSIADLIAPNLKILFCGINPGLYSGATGHHFAKPGNRFWPALYAGGFTERLLLPAEKAELLKMGYGITNVVMRTTATADELSKDELIAGGKALARKVKKYKPRVVAFLGIGAYRSAFDRPKATLGRQEERIGDALIWVLPNPSGLNAHYTPASLAVVFRELREAVVATA
- a CDS encoding TIM barrel protein; protein product: MTNPVYARQDVEAKQVVEDWGSLRWLANGSVGNVQGLTLGRVVIKKGKSNPRHAHPGAEEVLYLLSGQLRHTIGDQSVMLNPGDTVAIPDGVFHNAYSIGDEDADMIVAYSTGRRSFVLEDKASAVHESGGGFTIHDLTISPCCNQNMELEPVLAEYAKIGFKNFEVFTTWAKSAVDINRDPAEYLQLAAKYGMRFTSFHLPAIADDFDASLERAISAMKFAKALGCEVAIYKGNSRDLMIRGAKPFLDATESLGVTPVLQNHVGTPITTLDDYAAVIKGINDSRMKSLLEVGMFHAVGTSWKQGYDLLGDSIALVHIKDMVGAQPVPFGTGEVDLPGLLKHLRAVHYGGRIVIEMDKRPDPENTLRYLTDSINYFRDTCGVSIP
- a CDS encoding Gfo/Idh/MocA family oxidoreductase codes for the protein MSDPRLCIVGAGNLSTNRIYPYIGTAGAQLVGVCDFDAEKAQRNARRWGGEVFSDMAKMLTATKPDGVIICVGPEAHAALSRVAMNMGVPVYTEKPPAPTAAEALELARLSKQTGVLCTNAFKKRYNVAYNRAKQWMAGFPPTDLSSISIDNCSAKFKNDGSLRGSFLFDFGVHSMDLITYLGGDIEQVFAFSKGLDAYAIAIRFASGAVGTLTINDFRTYNLPTEEVEITLTDGNFMTIHNSSVYRISEKGKGAEWREPPTFISAGDSGNDTGHLAEIVDFVKAIGEKRTTRSNIYESYKSLMLYEAIVRAVETGQAQRMVYETI
- a CDS encoding DUF488 family protein codes for the protein MIKIKHFLEPIEDDDGQRIWVEPHGMTKDLREWCAVDHVLPHLGPSPKLWDWFEKHPDAYDYFAEKYHQALDKSAYRGALRDLAQAAAEENFTLLHEGDDPAHNTATAMYEYLTELQFSPPEP
- the modB gene encoding molybdate ABC transporter permease subunit, producing the protein MNTLWGTLLYSLSIAIPATLLAALLAVPLAYAASRRRFTGRSVVDALILMPLVLPPTVVGYLLIVLFGRRGWIGQWLADATDGYSLLFRAEGGMVAAAVVAAPLLYLPAKAAFGSIEREMFDIARVNGASRWQTFWQVAVPIAWRGLASGLVLGFARALGEFGATVMVMGNLPGRPMTLPVLVYNLWEQGEPHAAVGPVLLLSAIALVLVVLFNRIPKA